In Phyllobacterium zundukense, one DNA window encodes the following:
- a CDS encoding beta strand repeat-containing protein: MTDRTNASASPKESYGIPTSASVAITGILNATSGLISEFNRDFKPAVRVGVRANLLTTTAIGLVDAVDAARHGTAADMAAETAGIGGAIAGGYAGGWAGGVLGGAFGPFGGFVGAVAGGGVGAFVGETEVQDFVDRLTSAGTELNDLRLNPSWEHQTFDPKTDHPSLANNPYGKASSFDPLGHEYSGYTGPNTGYDGPIPTLAPGTVASPISGSIGPSPTSYSPVPPSGLVMPTPLPPLQNPFGLGPAGSGSGRGSGGYDGGSGRSNQGNDNVGGSGGGSSSFGRGPAAGGKVGGSVAGGSPAKAGGSKGAAGQAARNGSNGNSVTNSNDGVGKGSGGSLKADIYPVLLDLSGNGFNVDPLTASSQFVDVNGDGYLHRMAAAGAGTGMLVLDADGDGKISRSSEFVFTEWDKTATGDLEAIRNVFDTNGNGKLDAGDARWGEFRVLVDGELRTLDALGIASIDLTPKGSGQNFTDGSAITGTTEFTRTDGTTGAVGDAELAIDANGYRIERVSVDNPDGSTTETVLGHNRDGSLAFREEITTAVDGKLTRYDDDGNGTFDRSQSDTLVVSGDGSRSRTISNFNADGSLLNRTVIVTSADGKTVTTTLDQDGDGVADQREVFVRHADGSTTTTTTAFSLDGSVSKQVETSGSADGLTKTIRSDVNGDGGFESVTTDVTQIHADGTRTRTLEQRGGDGTLLARSVMETSADSRTRTVRYDRSGSGVFDEIETIAVAVDASGTVTTTVTSRNGDGSLRGTVATAKSADGLIETVEMDLDGNGTIDRRVRRATAIDGTGNRVSSEQTTSGDGTLLSRAVTTASGDGKTIIVETDGNGDGAIDSTVTTVINADGSTTRTEKHFNPDGTLLYQSVAVTASDGLSTITQSDLDGNSTIDRIETDATVDNADGSRTRTITLRSGDGSLFGQTVTTTSADSLSETLAADLDGNGSIDRAIATAITLNADGSRQQTTATTSGSGTLLSRTVIVTSADRKTTTTSVDSDGDGIVDATRVETIQADGAVTISESRSDTAGQVVARSVITISADGLTVTEANDVNGDGVVDATTTRSKTLHADGSLTETVTEAAGDGHVTSQTTTTVSGNGLTKTVVTDLNGDGVIDKRVNETTSLNADGSRTVTVATYNGTSLVGTTITTVSGNGLVVSAAIDADGNGTVDRTVALTKSLNADGSVSETSETRSANGVLLARSQTHQSADRNHVVVEEDQDGNGSIDRSRTVHVNADGSTTDMRQTFAASGALVSASTVITSADGLSVTTSTDVDGNGTIDRSTSDITTLNPDGSRTRTIIETASDGTPGGTTTLTISANGLTTATTWRDASGVLLGSANETTTLDADGGRTTVRETHKADGLLSGKVTTIVSGNGETTTVLSDVDGNGGLDQRFVEVAHADGSKMTTLIDYAADGVTVTATRQITLSADGLRETVVHRNGTTETRTVRQMTILSDGSRSVTVSEYEAGAGSVDTLKTTTVTTSSADGLSVVSERSGNGTFIVTTDATSLNLDGSRTRIVSRSENGVLVNKQQIETSADGLSVTTRWDMDGIGSDDETSSDVATLNADGTWTRTVTSRKADGSQIARSVMTTSADGRTTTIHEERVGLGARALTEVRDGLADGSSVVTASIHDSAGALTENTVTATSADGRRISIARDSDGNGSIDQREERLQAIDGSTKTTITAYRGDGSVASRTFVATSADGRTSTTEWDLDGNGSIDRRRTTRLMPRSDWAS, encoded by the coding sequence ATGACCGATAGAACCAATGCCAGCGCATCCCCAAAAGAATCATATGGTATTCCGACGTCAGCGTCGGTGGCGATCACGGGTATTCTTAACGCGACAAGTGGATTGATAAGCGAGTTCAACCGCGACTTCAAGCCAGCTGTTCGGGTTGGAGTACGCGCCAATCTCTTGACCACAACCGCCATCGGGCTGGTTGATGCCGTCGACGCCGCACGACATGGTACCGCTGCTGACATGGCCGCGGAGACTGCAGGCATTGGCGGTGCCATTGCAGGCGGGTATGCCGGCGGCTGGGCCGGTGGGGTTTTGGGCGGTGCCTTTGGTCCTTTTGGCGGGTTTGTGGGTGCCGTGGCTGGTGGAGGCGTAGGGGCCTTTGTCGGCGAAACCGAAGTGCAGGACTTTGTTGACCGCCTCACGAGTGCGGGCACGGAGCTGAATGATCTAAGACTTAACCCCTCATGGGAGCATCAGACCTTTGACCCCAAGACTGATCATCCGTCGCTAGCAAACAACCCATATGGAAAGGCTTCATCGTTCGATCCTCTTGGTCATGAATACAGCGGCTATACCGGGCCGAATACCGGCTATGATGGGCCTATCCCCACACTTGCGCCCGGCACAGTAGCTTCACCCATTTCTGGTTCGATCGGCCCGTCGCCGACTTCCTATTCTCCGGTACCTCCGTCCGGTCTGGTCATGCCCACGCCGTTACCGCCGTTGCAAAATCCCTTTGGTTTAGGTCCCGCTGGTTCCGGATCGGGCCGCGGCAGCGGAGGCTATGACGGTGGCAGCGGGCGCAGTAATCAGGGCAACGACAACGTAGGAGGTTCTGGCGGAGGTAGCAGTAGTTTCGGCCGGGGCCCCGCTGCCGGCGGGAAAGTGGGAGGTAGTGTCGCTGGCGGCAGTCCGGCAAAAGCTGGCGGCTCCAAGGGGGCAGCGGGACAAGCCGCCCGCAATGGCAGCAACGGCAATAGCGTTACGAATTCAAATGATGGTGTCGGCAAGGGTTCTGGGGGTAGCCTCAAAGCGGACATATACCCCGTCCTGCTCGATCTCTCCGGCAACGGTTTCAACGTCGATCCGCTGACCGCGTCGTCGCAGTTCGTCGATGTGAACGGTGATGGCTATCTGCACCGGATGGCTGCGGCGGGGGCGGGGACCGGTATGCTGGTATTGGACGCCGATGGCGACGGCAAGATCAGCCGCTCGAGCGAGTTCGTGTTTACCGAATGGGATAAAACGGCAACGGGTGATCTCGAAGCGATCCGCAATGTGTTTGACACGAATGGCAATGGCAAGCTCGATGCCGGCGATGCGCGCTGGGGCGAGTTCCGGGTATTGGTCGATGGCGAGCTGCGCACGCTTGACGCGCTTGGCATTGCCTCGATCGATCTGACGCCAAAGGGCAGTGGTCAGAATTTTACCGACGGCTCGGCGATCACCGGCACGACGGAGTTCACCCGTACCGACGGCACGACGGGTGCGGTTGGTGATGCAGAACTGGCGATCGACGCCAATGGTTATCGCATCGAGCGCGTGAGCGTCGATAACCCGGACGGTTCGACGACCGAAACCGTTCTTGGCCACAACCGCGACGGCAGCCTGGCGTTCCGCGAAGAGATCACAACGGCTGTCGATGGCAAGCTGACCCGCTATGACGATGACGGCAATGGTACGTTCGACCGCTCACAGTCCGATACGCTGGTCGTTTCCGGCGACGGCAGCCGCAGCCGGACGATCAGCAATTTCAACGCCGACGGTTCACTGCTGAATCGCACGGTGATCGTGACCAGCGCCGATGGCAAGACGGTCACGACGACGCTCGACCAGGATGGCGACGGGGTTGCCGACCAGCGCGAGGTGTTCGTCAGGCATGCCGACGGGTCGACGACGACCACAACGACGGCGTTCAGCCTCGACGGATCGGTCAGCAAACAAGTCGAGACCAGCGGTAGCGCCGATGGCCTCACGAAGACCATCCGCAGTGATGTGAATGGTGACGGCGGTTTTGAGTCAGTCACCACAGACGTAACGCAAATCCATGCGGACGGGACCCGGACGCGCACCCTGGAGCAGCGTGGTGGCGACGGAACGCTGCTCGCGCGCAGCGTGATGGAGACGAGCGCCGACAGCCGGACGCGCACCGTACGCTATGACCGCAGCGGCAGCGGTGTCTTCGACGAGATCGAAACCATCGCCGTCGCGGTCGATGCCAGCGGCACGGTGACCACGACGGTAACGAGCCGCAATGGCGACGGTTCGCTGCGCGGCACGGTTGCGACAGCCAAGAGCGCCGATGGCCTGATCGAGACGGTCGAGATGGATCTGGACGGCAACGGTACGATCGATCGCCGCGTGCGGCGCGCGACCGCCATTGATGGCACTGGCAACCGCGTCAGCAGCGAACAGACGACCAGCGGCGATGGCACATTATTGTCACGTGCGGTGACGACGGCGAGCGGTGATGGCAAGACGATCATTGTCGAAACCGATGGCAATGGCGACGGCGCCATCGACAGCACTGTCACGACGGTGATCAATGCGGACGGTTCGACCACACGGACGGAAAAGCACTTTAATCCGGATGGGACGCTGCTTTATCAGTCGGTGGCGGTGACCGCGAGTGACGGTCTTTCGACAATCACCCAGTCGGATCTTGACGGCAACAGCACGATCGACCGCATCGAAACCGACGCGACCGTCGACAATGCCGATGGTAGCCGCACGCGCACGATCACACTCAGGAGTGGCGATGGTTCGCTGTTCGGCCAGACGGTGACCACAACATCGGCCGATAGCCTGAGCGAGACGCTTGCCGCCGATCTTGACGGCAATGGCAGCATCGACCGCGCCATCGCCACGGCCATTACCCTCAATGCCGATGGCAGCCGCCAGCAAACGACGGCGACGACGAGCGGCAGTGGCACGCTTTTGAGTCGCACGGTCATTGTCACCAGCGCCGACCGCAAGACGACGACGACTTCGGTCGACAGCGACGGCGACGGCATCGTCGACGCAACACGGGTCGAGACCATCCAAGCCGACGGCGCGGTGACGATCAGCGAGAGCCGCAGCGACACTGCGGGTCAGGTTGTGGCCCGCAGTGTCATCACGATCAGTGCCGACGGCCTGACGGTGACAGAGGCCAATGACGTCAATGGCGACGGCGTGGTCGATGCGACGACCACCCGCAGCAAGACTTTACATGCCGACGGCAGCCTGACCGAGACGGTGACTGAAGCCGCCGGGGATGGCCATGTGACCAGCCAGACGACAACGACCGTCAGCGGCAATGGCCTGACCAAAACCGTCGTCACCGATTTGAATGGCGATGGGGTCATCGACAAACGGGTCAACGAGACGACTTCGCTCAATGCCGATGGCTCACGCACGGTCACTGTTGCGACTTACAATGGCACCAGCCTGGTCGGTACGACCATCACCACGGTGAGCGGCAATGGTCTTGTCGTCAGCGCCGCGATCGATGCTGACGGCAATGGCACGGTTGACCGGACGGTTGCTCTAACCAAAAGCCTCAATGCTGATGGCTCGGTGAGCGAGACCAGCGAGACCCGCAGCGCCAATGGCGTGCTGCTGGCACGTTCGCAGACCCACCAGAGTGCTGACCGCAACCATGTTGTGGTTGAGGAGGATCAAGACGGCAATGGCAGCATCGATCGAAGCCGCACGGTTCATGTCAATGCCGATGGCTCGACCACCGATATGCGGCAGACCTTTGCTGCCTCTGGTGCCCTTGTCAGCGCGAGCACAGTCATCACCTCGGCCGATGGCCTGTCGGTGACGACGAGCACCGATGTCGACGGCAACGGCACAATCGATCGCAGCACGAGCGATATCACGACGCTGAACCCGGATGGCAGCCGCACCCGCACCATCATCGAGACGGCGAGTGACGGCACGCCGGGCGGCACGACGACACTTACGATCAGCGCCAATGGCCTGACCACTGCCACGACCTGGCGTGATGCCAGCGGGGTGCTGCTCGGTTCGGCCAACGAGACAACGACGCTCGATGCCGATGGCGGTCGGACGACGGTACGCGAAACGCATAAAGCCGATGGTCTGCTTTCCGGCAAGGTAACGACCATCGTCAGCGGCAATGGCGAGACAACGACGGTTCTGAGCGATGTTGACGGCAATGGCGGGCTCGACCAGCGGTTCGTGGAAGTCGCGCATGCCGACGGCAGCAAGATGACGACGCTGATCGATTATGCCGCCGATGGTGTGACAGTGACCGCTACCAGGCAAATCACGCTCAGCGCCGATGGCCTTCGGGAAACCGTGGTGCATCGCAACGGTACGACGGAAACGCGGACCGTGCGGCAAATGACTATTCTTAGTGACGGCAGCCGCAGCGTGACCGTCAGTGAGTACGAGGCGGGGGCAGGAAGCGTAGACACCCTCAAGACAACCACGGTGACCACCAGCTCGGCGGACGGCCTGTCGGTCGTGAGCGAGCGCAGCGGCAATGGCACGTTCATTGTGACCACCGACGCAACCAGCCTCAACCTGGACGGTTCGCGCACGCGGATCGTCAGCCGCAGTGAAAATGGCGTGCTTGTCAACAAGCAACAGATCGAAACCAGCGCCGATGGTCTTAGCGTAACGACACGCTGGGACATGGACGGCATTGGCAGCGATGATGAAACCAGCAGCGATGTCGCGACGCTGAATGCCGACGGTACATGGACCCGTACCGTCACCAGCCGCAAGGCCGATGGCAGTCAGATCGCCAGGTCAGTAATGACCACCAGCGCCGACGGACGCACGACAACGATCCACGAAGAACGTGTGGGGCTTGGCGCCCGCGCGCTGACTGAAGTGCGCGATGGTCTTGCCGACGGCTCCAGCGTGGTCACCGCGTCGATCCATGATAGTGCAGGGGCCCTGACCGAAAACACCGTGACGGCGACCTCGGCTGATGGACGCCGCATCAGCATTGCCCGGGACAGCGACGGCAACGGCAGTATCGACCAGCGCGAAGAGCGTTTGCAGGCGATCGACGGTTCGACAAAGACGACGATCACCGCCTATCGTGGCGACGGCAGCGTCGCCAGCCGGACCTTCGTTGCGACCTCCGCCGATGGCCGCACGTCAACGACCGAGTGGGACCTCGACGGCAATGGCAGCATCGACCGGCGCCGCACCACCCGACTCATGCCGCGCAGCGACTGGGCGAGTTGA